From Primulina tabacum isolate GXHZ01 chromosome 2, ASM2559414v2, whole genome shotgun sequence, one genomic window encodes:
- the LOC142537619 gene encoding uncharacterized protein LOC142537619, whose amino-acid sequence MQRTTHEQAQVQALLPRQGPVQTDVYDRFRRLNPPEFMGSTDPAVAEEWIKSLECIFSYLPMKDADKVTCVIFLLMKHTRICKDVRAKKASDFLNLKQGTMSMTEYIQQFEAGVQYVPYIAQDDTSKGKHFMRGLRSEIKRDVRMSKVATYGEIVERALMAEHDEEDIDRDRQERR is encoded by the exons ATGCAGCGGACAACACATGAGCAGGCACAAGTACAAGCCTTGCTACCCAGACAAGGGCCTGTTCAAACAGATGTGTATGATCGCTTTCGACGTCTGAATCCTCCTGAATTTATGGGAAGCACCGATCCGGCAGTAGCAGAAGAATGGATTAAATCATTGGAGTGCATCTTCTCCTACCTCCCCATGAAAGATGCCGATAAAGTAACTTGTGTCATCTTTCTATTAATGAAACATACAAgaatatg caaagatgtacgagccaaGAAAGCCAGTGATTTCCTCAATTTGAAGCAAGGAACCATGTCAATGACTGAATATATACAACAATTCGAGGCTGGagtccaatatgtaccatatattgcacAAGATGACACAAGTAAGGGCAAACACTTCATGCGGGGACTTCGGtctgaaattaaaagagatgtaCGAATGTCGAAAGTTGCTACATATGGGGAGATAGTGGAAAGAGCACTTATGGCAGAACATGATGAAGAAGACATTGACAGAGACAGGCAAGAGCGAAGGTAG